Proteins encoded together in one Altererythrobacter epoxidivorans window:
- a CDS encoding M2 family metallopeptidase: protein MKYATVALAALATSLGACTTMPAGEVETVAAAPEAADPYPLTPQGAADWVAMVEKDMFGFSVEYAQVSWLNATYINHDSDSLAAKYGAVATEKSVAYANDAAKYAAVEGLDPEVARKLDILRNGIVMPAPVRDGAATELAELSTKLGSAYGKGKGTLNGKEINGSDIEAEMGNLERTPEELKEMWASWHDNVGAPMKDDYARMVSIANEGAKELGFADLGAMWRSNYDMDPDQFAAETERMWQEVKPLYVALHTYVRSKLNEKYGDDVQAATGPIRADLLGNMWAQEWGNIYPLVAPAGSGDIGYDLTDLIVEKGYDEKDMVRVGEQFFSSLGFEPLPETFWERSQFVKPQDREVVCHASAWDVDNVDDLRIKMCIKKNADDFITIHHELGHNYYQRAYNQQDYLHLNGANDGFHEAIGDMVALSITPEYLVQIDMLDKSEVPSADKDIGLLLRQAMDKVAFLPFGLMVDRYRWSLFDGSVAPADYNEQWNTLRYQYQGIVPPVPRGPDAFDPGAKYHVPGNVPYTRYFLARILQFQFYKAACDQAGWEGPLHRCSFYGNEEVGKNLNAMLEMGASKPWPDALEAFTGERQMSGKAMVEYFAPLMAWLEEQNKGKPQGW from the coding sequence ATGAAATACGCAACCGTGGCGCTCGCAGCGCTGGCAACTTCGCTTGGCGCTTGCACCACCATGCCTGCAGGCGAAGTCGAAACCGTCGCCGCCGCACCCGAAGCTGCCGATCCCTATCCCCTGACCCCGCAGGGCGCGGCCGACTGGGTCGCCATGGTGGAAAAGGACATGTTCGGCTTCTCGGTCGAATATGCGCAGGTTTCCTGGCTCAACGCGACTTACATCAATCACGACAGCGACAGCCTCGCTGCGAAATACGGCGCGGTCGCCACGGAAAAGAGCGTTGCCTATGCCAATGACGCGGCCAAGTATGCCGCAGTCGAAGGCCTCGATCCGGAAGTCGCCCGCAAGCTCGACATCCTTCGCAACGGCATCGTCATGCCGGCACCCGTCCGCGACGGCGCGGCAACCGAACTGGCCGAACTCTCGACCAAGCTCGGTTCTGCATACGGCAAGGGCAAGGGCACGCTGAACGGCAAGGAAATCAACGGTTCGGATATCGAGGCCGAGATGGGCAATCTCGAGCGCACTCCTGAAGAGCTGAAGGAAATGTGGGCGAGCTGGCACGACAATGTCGGCGCCCCGATGAAGGACGATTACGCCCGCATGGTGTCGATCGCCAATGAAGGTGCGAAGGAACTCGGCTTTGCGGATCTCGGCGCGATGTGGCGCTCGAACTACGACATGGATCCTGACCAGTTTGCCGCCGAAACCGAGCGCATGTGGCAGGAAGTGAAGCCGCTCTATGTCGCGCTCCACACCTATGTCCGCAGCAAGCTGAACGAGAAATACGGCGACGATGTCCAGGCCGCGACCGGTCCGATCCGGGCCGACCTGCTGGGCAATATGTGGGCGCAGGAATGGGGCAATATCTACCCGCTCGTCGCGCCAGCCGGTTCGGGCGACATCGGCTACGACCTGACCGACCTGATCGTAGAGAAAGGCTATGACGAAAAAGACATGGTCCGCGTCGGCGAACAGTTCTTCAGCTCGCTCGGCTTCGAACCGCTGCCCGAAACCTTCTGGGAACGCAGCCAGTTCGTGAAGCCGCAGGACCGCGAAGTCGTGTGCCATGCCAGCGCCTGGGACGTCGACAACGTCGATGACCTGCGCATCAAGATGTGCATCAAGAAGAACGCGGACGACTTCATCACCATCCACCACGAGCTGGGCCACAACTACTACCAGCGTGCATACAACCAGCAGGACTACCTGCACCTCAACGGTGCGAACGACGGCTTCCACGAAGCCATCGGCGACATGGTCGCGCTGTCGATCACGCCCGAATACCTCGTCCAGATCGACATGCTGGACAAGAGCGAGGTGCCCAGCGCCGACAAGGATATCGGTCTGCTGCTGCGGCAGGCGATGGACAAGGTCGCGTTCCTGCCGTTCGGCCTGATGGTCGACCGCTATCGCTGGAGCCTGTTCGACGGTTCGGTTGCGCCGGCCGATTACAACGAACAGTGGAACACGCTGCGCTACCAGTACCAGGGCATCGTCCCGCCGGTTCCGCGCGGCCCCGATGCCTTCGATCCAGGTGCGAAGTACCACGTTCCCGGCAACGTCCCTTACACCCGTTACTTCCTCGCCCGGATCCTGCAGTTCCAGTTCTACAAGGCTGCCTGCGACCAGGCCGGCTGGGAGGGGCCGCTGCACCGTTGCTCGTTCTACGGCAACGAGGAAGTGGGCAAGAACCTCAATGCAATGCTCGAAATGGGCGCTTCCAAGCCGTGGCCCGACGCGCTCGAAGCCTTCACCGGCGAACGCCAGATGAGCGGCAAGGCGATGGTCGAATACTTCGCCCCGCTGATGGCCTGGCTGGAAGAGCAGAACAAGGGCAAGCCGCAGGGGTGGTAA